The genomic stretch TTCCAGCATCCACAGGAACAACTGAGGTCCCTTTATAACACACAATGATGCTCAAGCTTATTGTTTCCTACCCCTTTTTCAGGCTATGAGGACAGCCCAtagttttttttcaaaatgccatttcagtggaaattttgtatttgaaagcaACTCTACAATTTTGTAACACTTGGTTGTTGCTATACAAGAGCAATCACTTCTATACAGGCCTTGCACAGTCCCGTGTGCAATATATATAGCTCCATTGTATGGTGTTCCTCTATTCTGTTCAAAAGGTTTTAACAGACTGCATTAACCTCTGCTTGGAATTCTCTAATACGACCAAGTCCTCAACtcctattttattatttcagtaacATACAAAGCAACAGTTATTCCTATTTTACAGCAAAAGGTCAGACCATAGGCACCCAACAGTTGTAGGCAAAGCCTGATATGGCTAGCTGCAACACCCTTCCATTCCTCCTTCCTTGCTTACTCTTCATTCCTGCGTGCTGTCTGTAGTCCCATTCACCATGTCAAAAAGAATACTGGTATCCTATATTGATGTCCCCCTTTAACAACCTACTTAATTCAGAATGCCCCAAATAAGCTGATGCTATGGTTTAGTTGAggtttaaaattataaatacaaaGTTCACATGCctgtgtttctctctctctaATCACACTGTATTGTTAGCAACATGTCCCTTGTCactgtttcttcttgtccttgTGCTGAAACATTTTGGTCCTGGAACACACTTACCATTTACTTATCTGCCACAGCAGGAGTTTTGTTTTTGGGTCTAAGCTTGAAATACAAGACGATCAGTGCAATGCCTGTGTATGTTGCTATTACATACTGGAAAAGATAAAAGTTTAGTTTAGTTTCAGTCTAATATCCAGAAACCACCATCATACTAGACTACAGCAGTTAATATACGTAATACATACATTCCTCCTGCCCGTGATGGTGTAGGAATTGAAGTACTTCGCAAATCCAGTGAACTGGTGTTGAGATCCCGAGTCATGGCCAGCCATGGCTGCTTGTCCTAACAAGCAATACAGGACAGTTAATGAACTGAAAGTCAGTTGAATAGGatcaacagaaaaatcaaactaaCCTTGACACTGAATTTAGGAATGCCACTGTCAGCTATTAAATCTGCTTTCAGGACATTCAACAGACACTGCATACACACATGGAACAGGCACCTTCAGAGCACTGTATCTTAAGGTACAAAACGGGTTATACAAGAGCTGGTAAGTAAATGAGGGGTTCTGAAGGGAAGAACATTTATGATTTTCAGAGTTCATTCAAATGGGTTTAAACATAAACAGTAAACATCAGGATGATGACTCTAAAAGGGGAAAATCCTCAGAACACTTATGAAGAAAAGTCCTGCCAGTCCTGCCAACACAATCATTCAACACAGGCAAATTTCTACCAAATGTTCATGAGTCCGCAGTACCCAATTAAGATGAATCTTCAGTGGTTCAGCGAAGAAACAGCTCAATGACATACTCAAAAACTCAGTGATAACATTCAGAGTAGACCACTACTCTGTTTCGTTATTCAAAATGATGCTTTACAACATCCATACCACATGTGTTGGTAATAATAATTGCCCTGCTCTCAGCTGCACACCTCTATTGTATCTTACTTTCTAACCCTAGTGTTCACAGATCTAgataaaaaatacactttttttccccctccaacTATTTTTCAGCTAGATCAGCAAGTTATTAGAGCCAGCCTCAGAAGTGCTTTCACAGGACAACAAAACACTAAGTACATGAGGGCACACTTACATTTTGTCTGTGTCTGGACTAAAGTTTCACATCTAAGATGTTCAGTAACATAAAAGCATGGTGTGGCTACAGTAGCATACTTCCAGATTCACTGAATGGTTCAGGTTGGCACCCCAGAGATTGCACAGTCCAACCCCAACCTGCCCAAATCAGGGGAACACATCCAGTCAGGTCTTTAATACCTTCACAGATGGAAACTTCACAGCTCCCCAGGGAAACTGTTCTAGTGTTGATCAAACTTAGAATAAAAGTGATCTTCTTTATAATGCTTAAAGATAGGTTTTCCTTATGTTTAAGAGGGATTTATGTTTAGGACAAACATTGTTTGCTTTGTAATTCACCCCCAAACAAGCACACATATCATACGGTTACCAACCAAACCAGGCAGATGCTTTAGCCACTGGTATTGCAGAAGAGGGACACAAGACATTGCTACAGCAGGTACTATGCTAATTAGCATAGTCCTTAAGCAGACCCAATCCAGTAACGTATCTCTGGTGCATAATCAGGTAAGCACGCCTGCACGTGGACTAATAGCGAAAAATCTCAATGAAACAAACTCCGTAAGTATTACCCATACATGGGAAGTCAAGGTCATCTTTTCTTGTGCCTGACCGACAGAGAACCTCGGAGTCACTGCGTCTTTCCGAGGCCGGCTCAGAGCCCAGACACCACaacacagcttttctttatCAGAGGAGCGCGGCGCCCTTGGCCCTTGCCGGGCCGCTCGCCCTTGCTGCCCTGACACCGGGCGCCGCCGGCTGCCGCGCTCGCTCCAGCCGCGCCCCGCAGCCAGGCCCATCCCGCTGGCTCAGGCAGCCGCCACCCCGGCGCTCCCGCAGGCCAGGGGAAGGGGCGCAGCGGCTGAAGGTCGCGGGGGCCGCGGGGCACGGGCACAGCTCGGAGCCACGGAGCCGCCCTCCCGCCCGGCGCACAGCCCTGCAGGCGGGGTGCAGGGGCCCGCCATACCTCAGCTGCTGCCGTCCCACCGCTGCGGCCGCGCTCTGCCCTTCGCCAGCGCCCTCCCACAAAATGGCGGCAGCGGGGCGCCGCGCGCAGCCACCGCCGGCCGCGCTGATtggctgccctgtccccagTGAGAGGGTTGTCTCCGCCCCCTCCGCCTGGTTGGCTGAGGAGCGGTTCGCTGTTTCCGTCTGACCTTTGCCTCCTGCCGTAGTTACCGCTTCCGGTGGGTGGCCGAGCTCCCGCGTGTGGGTTCCGGTCGCGGTCTCCCGGCGGCGGCGAGCGGGGAGGTGAGGCCCCTGCGGGCGGAGCGGCGTGGCTCGGGTACCGGCGGTGGAGGGGGTCTCCGGGGCTTAGCGAGCCCTCTGCTGAAGCGTGCCTCCGTGAGCGTCAGTGTTACGTGTGCTTCCTCCTTTAAATGAGTTCTCTGTGCCTAGCGGACTGCTTTAAATTTGGCAACTTCCTGTTTCAGTGCAGGTTTCTGTAGAGGCGCTGTTGACTGGAGTAATGCATAGCATGTGGATCGTGACCTACTGAATGAGGTGCTGTTTGTTGATGGAAGCGTAGTAAGGTTAAACATATCTATTTTAGTGACATGGTGGACTAGGCATTCCAGgcgtaaaggttggacttgttgctcttaaaggtcttttccaatctagtcaattctatgattctgttataTGTATGTAATAGAGCTACTCTATAATTCTGTCTATATAGAATATCTGctatagaatagaatcatagaatagttagggttggaaagaaccttaagatcatccagttccaacccccctgccatgggcagggacacctcacactaaaccatctcatccaaggcttcgtccagcctggccttgaacactgccagggatggagcattcacaacctccctgggcaacccattccagtgtctcaccaccctaacaggaaagaatttcctccttatatccagtctaaacttcccctgtttaagttttaacccgttaccccttgtcctgtcactacagtgcctaatgaagagccccccccagcatccctatagactcccttcagatactggaaggctgctgtgaggtctccacgcagccttctcttctccagtctgaacagcccctagtttgagttggaagggacctttaagggTCATTTAGCttcaaccccctgtcatggtcagggaccccttccactagagcatgTTGCTCCAAAGCcagttcaacctggccttgaaaactgccagggatcaggcagccacagcttctctgtgccagtgcctcaccacccttcaccacaaaaaattcttctttttatctATTCCAAATCTACATTCTTTTAATTCAAAACCATTACCcctgtcctattgctacagaccccactaaaaaaaatattttgtgtatatatatatatatatataactatatatgtatatatcttATAGCTTATACCTTTACAGGTGGTATCAAAAAAGTAAAACTGCATACCATGCTTGCTTTCACTCATAACTTTCTCCTTGGTGAATGAAGCTGGTAATTTTGGCTTGTCTACTGAACAAAGATCTGTTCAGGAAAATTATGGTTGAAGCAGTTTAATGAATATCTATGTGGTGCATCtgtatgctttaaaaaataatactttagTCTTTATTTCCCTGTAGAATTGGGTAATAGTAAAAAGTGCTAGGGGTGTATATATTTAGATGGACCAGTGCAATAATGAGTGTAATCAAATGTTAAATACATTCAGGGATTATGTTCTGTCAATGACCAACTGTAATCTGAATTCTCTCTCAGTTTGGGGGTAGTTCCCTCTTATATCTCTTCAGTGTTTACGAGGAACAAGCCTAACAACTGCATGTCAAATTTCTGTTTTATCGTTTGTCATATAGAAGTGCAAGCATGGCATCCATGGAAGAAAACTTTCCTCGAGGGGGCAtccagaaaaaacccacagagagaaaaacaccCAACACAAAGTTAGAGCGGGACAATTTGTTCAATGTATGTTATTTGTGTGTTCTTGATGAACTCTTCTTAGGGCTCTTCCACTCTCAGAATATGACCTGCAGTCCTTCCTATTCCTCAATTCTATAACAAACTGTAGAAAGGACCTTCAAGAAGAGATAATGTCTGACATCTGCCTTTTTCCTGATTGCTTAAAGATCCCCGATGTTGAATGTGGTAACAGAAAAAGTTAGATCAAAATTACAGAGCAGGCTTTAGCTTTTAAACTATCCACAAGCACTTTTTCCACCAAGGTGCTTGTGCAGTGAGGCTGGTGTTAGTGGGTATAGACTAAGTTTggtctttctgtttctgttagtCGTGTGGTGCAGATCTTGTGCCACTCTCGTCCATTCCCGAGATTCACAGTTTCATAAATGATAAGCTTCTGCCCAAAGGTGATATTTTGGAAGACTTACATGTAGGTCTATAGCAGTTACCAGGGTGgttccctttttctctccaaTCCTAGTATTTGCTTCTACTTTAATTCCTGGCAGTGGAGTTCTGCCTTAGTGCAGAGTTCATCTCTTTATCCACTTTTATATTTTACACTCTCTGCTTATAATCTGCTTTAGGTTCACCATgaagaaaaatctcagaaaagaaaaaggagccaAAAGGatcaaggaaagcaaaaaaagttCAAGGCAGACAACACAGCTGCTGCTAAAGAAAGTTTTGTGACTATTGAGCCATTGATGATTGAGGTTTGTGTTAAAATGTTTGATTTTGTATGCATCTCTCTTCTGGGCTATGTAAAAATGGCATGTTCTTCCTCACTGAGGTAAGGACAGACATGTCTTTGCTATCCTGATAACCACAGTATGGTattcttcctgctttcccaggCACTCTGTGAGGGGATGCTGCTCCTTGGCTGTATCAAAGAGGTTAGTGACTATGAGCTAGTCATAAGTTTGCCCAATGGACTTTCAGGATTTGTGCCAGTCACACAGATCAGTGATGCCTACAACAAATTGCTGAGCAAGCAGGTGGCCCAAGGAGAACTTCTGGAGGTAAGACCTTGGACTGTGTCTGTGACTGTGTCTGGGAGCTAGGGATTGTTAATAGTACCTCAGAACCAACCCTGAAGTCTTGCTTAGGGTCCTGGTTTATGGTGTCTTGCTGCTGACTTGAATTTGACTGCCTGCAGTGCCTTAGCTGTGGCTAAATAATCCTTGAACTTTATAGACAGCCTGTTGAATGTGAAGAGATTTGTGTTGCCTATCTGCTGCTGAAGCTAAATACTGATCTCTGGCTGTAGGCAGTGGTGGAAAGAAGTTAGGGGAGTGGCTGGAAAATGATGTGAGGGTGCAAGTGTTTCTGAGGGGCATGGCAGGTAGTACGGTGCTTGCAGTTTAACTGTGTGTTGATGAATGCAACATGCTGCTGTGTAGTGCTGATGTAGACGGACCTTGACTTGGAACTGGCTTTTCCAAGCAAATTTGCAATTACCTGATGGTGCTCTTTGCTAGAAAGAAAGTAATTGTTCAGTGGAGTGGCAAGCAATTGTA from Lathamus discolor isolate bLatDis1 chromosome 3, bLatDis1.hap1, whole genome shotgun sequence encodes the following:
- the ATP5MK gene encoding ATP synthase membrane subunit K, mitochondrial codes for the protein MAGHDSGSQHQFTGFAKYFNSYTITGRRNYVIATYTGIALIVLYFKLRPKNKTPAVADK